One Hypanus sabinus isolate sHypSab1 chromosome 4, sHypSab1.hap1, whole genome shotgun sequence genomic region harbors:
- the LOC132392310 gene encoding beta-crystallin A2-like, producing the protein MPLYFTVDTTKFKMTTQPMDSMGQWKITVWEEQNFQGKHCEFMLECPNIMERGFNKIRSIKVECGPWAGFEHPEFQGQQFILEKGDYPRWDAWSGNSGYRTEHLLSFRPIKCASHSDSKISLYENENFQGRKFELCDDYPSLQAMGWCNKEVASLKVHSGAWVGYQYPGYRGYQYIFERDRHNGEYKNYTEYSTQAHTNQLQSIRRVQH; encoded by the exons atgccactatattttacag TTGATACAACCAAATTCAAGATGACAACCCAGCCAATGGATTCCATGGGACAGTGGAAGATCACTGTCTGGGAGGAGCAAAACTTTCAGGGAAAACACTGTGAGTTCATGCTGGAATGTCCCAACATCATGGAGCGGGGATTCAACAAGATCCGATCCATTAAGGTAGAATGTGGACC CTGGGCAGGTTTTGAACACCCAGAATTCCAGGGACAGCAGTTCattctggagaagggagactatCCTCGCTGGGATGCTTGGAGCGGGAACAGCGGCTACAGGACCGAGCATCTTCTCTCATTTCGTCCCATTAAATGTGCT AGCCACAGTGACAGTAAGATCTCCCTGTATGAAAACGAGAACTTCCAGGGCCGCAAGTTTGAACTTTGTGATGACTACCCATCCCTGCAGGCCATGGGTTGGTGCAACAAAGAGGTTGCTTCCCTCAAGGTCCACTCTGGAGC TTGGGTTGGATACCAGTACCCAGGATACAGAGGCTACCAGTACATCTTTGAGAGGGACCGCCACAATGGAGAATACAAGAACTACACTGAGTACAGTACCCAGGCACACACTAACCAGCTGCAGTCCATCCGCAGAGTCCAGCACTAG